DNA from Pelobacter propionicus DSM 2379:
AGGCGAACGCCTCCAAGCACAAGGCGCTGAGCTATGAGCATGCCTGCAAGCTTGAAGAGCAGATCAAGGCTGAGGTTGGCGAACTGCTCAAAAAGGCCGAGGCAGCGGACCGTGCCGATATTCCGGACGGCATGAACATCCCCGAAGAACTGGAACGTCGGGAAAAGCGTCTTTCCGCCATTGCCGCAGCCAAGGTCGAGATCGAAAAACGAGCCGCTGAGCGCCATGCTCGTGAACAGGCCGCTTATGAGAAGAAAGTCGCCGAACGGGCCAAGAAGGAGCAGGCAACGGGCAAGAAGGCCAAGGGGAAAGAGCCGAAACCGCCCAAATCCGGCCCCACTGCCAAAGATCAGGTCAATCTGACCGATGAAGAGTCGCGGATCATGCCGACCTCCGGTGGCGGATTCGAGCAGACTTACAACGCCCAGGCCGGTGTGGATACAGCATCAAAGCTCATCGTTTCGGCCCATGTTACCCAGAATCCCAATGACAAACAGGAGCTGACACCGACCCTGGAGAACCTGGCGGCGCTGCCTGAGAAGCTTGGCAAGGCAACCGATCTGGTAGCTGACAGTGGCTACTTCAGCGAAACCAATGTAACTGCCTGTGAGGAGAACGGGATAACTCCCTACATTGCCGTAGACCGGCAGAGTCACAACGTGCCACTGATGGAGCGCTTTGCCGAACCGCCGCCGTTACCCGAAGATGCCGATTCCGTGGCCAGAATGAAGCATCGCCTGAAGACACCTTCCGGCAAGGCGATCTACGCCCAGCGAAAAGTCACCTCGGAACCGGTCTTCGGCATCATCAAGGCGGTCATGGGATTCAGAAGCTTTCTTCTTCGTGGCTTTGAAGCAGTAAAAGGCGAATGGAACCTCGTCTGCATGGCCTACAACATCAAACGGCTGCATGTCTTGGCCGGATAGAATGAGAAATAGCGAAAATCAGCCTGTAATAACCGCAGTCATCGCTGAAAGGGCTGAATTAACCAGGTTGCCGGTGGGAAGACGAACACATACGGAACTTTTTTAATCGGCTTGGCCACAAAAGAGGGCGCCCCTGAGGTCAAGCCCGACAGACTCCTAGAGGAATACAACGCTGTACGTGCGGCAGCGCAGCTGGTCACAGGGTTGCTTCCCGGCACCGGACAGTCACGGCATGCCGGCTCCGTACGCGTTGCTCATTCTAGCATCTCCACGCTTTAGTTGTACCCATAAAGTTTCACATGCAGCCGGATTCCGGCTGTTGATAGTGTTCGACACGACTAAAGGAGCCCCTATGAAGATTGCCGTTGCCATGAGTGGCGGAGTTGATTCGTCGGTTGCAGCGGCCCTGCTCAAGGAGCAGGGGCACGAGATCATCGGCATTACCATGCAATTCTTCGCCCCCTCCTGCCAGGGCGCGGGAACACCAGCCCATGACGCGGCTGTGGTTGCCGCTCATCTGGGAATCACGCACCACCTGCTGGATCTGGAGCACGACTTCCGCCAGCTAATCATCAACGATTTTATCTCCCAGTATCGCTCCGGCCAGACCCCCAACCCCTGTGTGCGCTGCAACCGCTTCGTCAAGTTCGGCCTGCTGCTGGATGCGGCCCGCGAACGGGGAGCCGATCTGCTGGCCACCGGGCACTACGCCCGCACCAGCATCGACCCGGACGGAACACGCCACCTGCGCGTGGCAGCCAATCTGCGCAAGGACCAGACCTACTTCCTGCACACCCTCTCCCAGGAACGTCTGGCGCGTGTCGTCTTTCCCCTGGGCGACATCGGCAGCAAGGATGAGGTGCGCGACCTGGCGCACCGTTTCGGGCTGCCGGTGGCGGAGAAGGGGGACAGCCAGGAGGTCTGCTTCATCCCCAACGACGACTATGTGTCCTATCTTGAAGAGAATTGCGCACTGGGCGGGGAGACGGGGGATATCGTTCATGTGAATGGCAGGTTGCTGGGACGGCATCGGGGCACTCACCGTTACACCATCGGCCAGCGCAAGGGGCTGGGCATCGCCTGGAGCGAGCCGCTCTACGTGGTGGAGATCGACGCGGCACGGAAGCTGGTCGTGGTGGGTGAGGAGCCGCACGTGTACGCCCAGGGTCTCAAGGCAGAGGAGGTGGGCTGGATCATCGCGCCGGGGAAGGAGGAGTTCGAGGCCAGCTGCAAGATCCGCTACCGCCACCAGCCGGTAGCCTGCCGGGTCACCCTGCTGCAAGGGGGAGCGTGCCGGGTTCTCTTTCACGAGCCGCTCAAGGCGGTCACGCCGGGGCAGTCGGTTGTCTTCTACCAAGATGACGAGGTGCTGGGCGGGGGCAGGATCACGGCGGCCATAAAAAGGGATGGCGAGGCATAGCCCCCCTCCCCTTTCTCCACCCCACCCTTGACCGCTGGTTGCCCTTGACTCACCTCGCCATGAAGTGTAGTTTATGAAAACTTGTTAGCATGTGGTCCTGGAGGGACAATTTGAGAGGCAGTGCTTGGTTTAGTTGAGCCGTTTTGTCAGTGTGGTCACTGGTGGAGCGGCTTTTTTGTGCGTGGATGCGGGAGGGATCATGCTGAAGGACATGAAATCGTACTGCCACGTCAAGCCGGGACAAAAGGGGTCCAAGAGGCTGGTGGAGCAGTATGGGGACAGGCTTCTGTGTGTAAGATACCGTTACGATGAAAAGCGCCGCATCAGGTTGAAGACCGTGGAAATCATCGTCGAAGAACGCCCATGGCAGCCACCATTTCGGTATTGCGACAACGAGCTGGTGCCACTGACGGTCGGGTACGAAGAAACTGAATTGCGGGAAAAGCTCCGGGGGTTGCGGGCGAAATGGGATCCTGATGCAAGGGTATGGCTGGTACCATATGGAAAGATCAAGGGTACGGAGCTGGAGAAGAGGATTTTCGATGAAGATCTGGCCGGGAGGAAAAAGGTGTAAGTTGCCGATACAGGTAACCGGCTGGCTTCTTATACATGAAACTTATCGCCTATATAGGAAACAAGTTTCTTATATAGGGAAACTCATCAATAACACGTTGTACCTGAATGAAGAATTGAAATGACAAAAGAGAAGATGCCTCTTTACATCTTGTTGTTTATTGTCCTGCTTCTCGGGGGGTGCAATACTTACAATACCGGAACTTGCCTGTCTGATAAAGAAATCAAAGAACTCACAGCTAAGGCTGAAAAAGGCGATCTGAATGCAGCTCGCCTCATCGAAAGTCACTACATGTTCTGCGTCGAAGATCCTAAAATGGCAAGAGTTTGGACCGAAAAGCTTGCAAGTCTCGGGGATGCAGAAGCATGGTACCACCTTTATTCGGATGACAGAAGCTCCAATGATGCGAATACAAAGAAGAAAGCATTCGCTGAACTTGTAAAGTCAGGAGAAGGCGGATATGGGTTTGCGCAGATGACCCTAGCTACCAAATACTTTACTGGTGATGAAGTTAACAAGGACCACGCACAGGGCGAGGTGTGGCTGCGGCGTGCTGCTCAAGCGGGTAATTCTGATGCCATGCGCTCGATGAGCATTCTTTTGCTCGTCAAAGAGAGGACAAAAAATTCTATTATTGAGGCCTATAGGCTGTCGCGACATGCACAGAGGGTTGTCGACGAACAATCTGTTGCCGGTCAAAGTGCAATGAGGCAAGCAGAAACAATACGTTTGGTTGCCAGAAAATCGCGGATTCCAGAAAAAGCTTTGGAAGCCGCAACTGCAAAACTCCCAGCGCAAAAGGAACCGAAAGCTAACGCCTCGCCTGAGCGATTTACAGCGACAAGCGGAAGTCCACGTGCAAATGCAGAGCTGGCCGACAGGCAATATGCAGCGGGAACTAAAGAGGGGGTTGTGGCGGGTGAGGGGTTGCTGAAGTCAGCTGCCTTGGCCTGTGACAAATATGCAATGAGTGATTTTGCAACGGTAAGTCTTCTTTCTGCCACCACTGGAAAATCACTCGCAGAGGCACAATCGTGGGCTAAGCTCGTAATCTTGGATGCACCCGCCTCTTACATGGCGACGGACGCAAGAATGAATATGGAATTTATTTCCATAGCGGCTAAATCCTTGGGAATTCCGCAAGCTACCATTTCCGAAGAGGCAGACAACCTGGTAGCCCAATCGAACTGTAGAAAGTCAAAGTAAAGGTCCAACACGCGGTTCGAACACGACTCCCTTCGGTCGCGGTTCAACCGCGGCCCCGTTGGTCTCAACAAATTAAAGGAATAAAGAATGAGAATAGATATTGTCTCACTGGCCATAGCAATTTCTGGTTGGATTGGGTTCGGTCTTTATCACCTGGCCAGTCTGCCGTCTTTGAGGCCCCCAGATGGTTCATTTATCTTGCTCATACTACCGTATATATTTATTAAAGCTTTTACCGGTTTTGCCAGCGTATTTTTTCCTTTGATTTCAATGGTAACAGCGATGTATGCAATTTATTCCGTGAGGACTGATAAAGTTGCTTGGAAAGCTATAATTATTGGGAGTCTGTATTTTTTTGTTTGTTTACTATTGTCTCCAATTGCAGTTGGAGTGGCAATATATGAAATATTTAAGAAAAAATTAGAAAGAATTGCTTGGATAGCCATTCTTGCAAGCATTTTGTGTTTCAATATCACTATGTATTTAGATCGGGGTTCAACTCATAACAGTCACTCAAGATCAAAAAATGTAGAAACACAAATTGGCACGAATAAGTCAAACAAGGAAGATTCACCGGCCTTAAACCGCCGGTGATCTTGTCCCGCCTCAGTCGGAAATGGACTTTCAGGCCGCTTGATCTAATGGCAGGTCGGCTTTCCCTGAATGATTGATTTTAGAAAAGGCTTGCTGTCGTTTCTGCTTTCTCAGTTCTCTGGCTTCTTCCAGTTTCCTGTCTCGCTCTTTGAATATTTCCCGGTCTCTGCCAGCCAGTTTGTCAGCCGGGGCAATGTAGCCGATAGCGCTGTGCAACTTGACATTGTTGTAGTGCTCAATGTATTTCTCAGTCATCCTGCGGGCATCGTCAAGTGAAAGCGGCACGCCGGGACGGATGCATTCGTCTTTGATGGTTCCATGGAAGCGTTCCAATTTGCCGTTCGACTGCGGGTAGAATGGTGCTGTCTTTACATGGGTCATGCCGGAAACGCGAATGAACTCCTTGAAATCCTTGGCAATGAACTGTGGCCCGTTGTCGGAAATAACTCGTGGTCGGGCATTGGGGAATTTCTCCTTGGCTCGCTGCATGATGATTTCCACGTCCTTTTCCGTCATCTGTTCCCTGATCTCCCAGTGGACGATGTAGCGACTGCATCCGTCCAGAAGGCTGCACAGATAATAGAAGGTGCCGCAGATGTTGATGTAGGACACATCCACATGCCAGTGCTCATGTGGTTTGAGCGGCTGTACGAAGCCGGTGCCCTTGAGGCTCTTCTTCTTGTTCCATTTCTGGAGCAGACCTGCTTTTGAAAGAACACGCCAGGTGCTGGAAGGACTGACGGCCACAATGTCCCGATCCAGCATCATGAAGGTTAGTCGCCGGTATCCTTCAAGCGGGTTGTCCACTGCAAACTGAATGATGGCTTCCCGCTCCCATTCCTCAAGCCAGAAATCACGAGGAATCGGGGCGTTGTGTTCGTTAGCTTTACCGTAACGCTCGATCCAAGCGTAGAACTTGCTCTTTGCAACCGACAACCAGGATATGAAGCGTTTCAGCGGTATCCCGGTCTTGTCGCTCCATAGCCTGGTGTAGTCAACGACAGCATCACGTATGTCATGGGGAACCCAGCTGCCGGTCAGAGCTCCCCAAGTCCTTTTTTTAACTTGATGTGCTCCTCCATCAACTCGGAGAGCACTTCGTGTTTCCGGCGCAACTTGTCTTCAAGCTGTTGAATACGTTGCTCTTCAATACGCTTTTGACGACCGGTATCGCGGACAAACGCGGATGCACCGTTTTCGAAAAATTGCTTCAGCCAGCCGTAGAAAATCGTCGGCTGAAGCTGGTACTCATCACACAGGTCGGATATGGCAACGTGATCGACCAGGTGGCGTTTGAGGATGGCAACCTTCTCTTCCGGGGTGTAATTGTGACGTTTCTTTCGCATGGACTTCCTTTCGTTTGTGATGGTGTATCACAAACGGACCAAAAGTCCTATTCACGCTGAGCCAAAACAATCTCCCGAACCGTTGGACGATAAAAAATACAACTGAAAATATCTGACCAAAAGACACTGACGCACGACTATCAAGAGATAATCGCAGCAAAAATTATGAAAGCAGAACGCCGATGAGCTTGTTCAAGTGATTTCGGATGTTTTCGAGAAGTTGCGTGATATGAGCTTTTGATTTAAATACAGAATGGCCCCAATCCGCCGCTGGCCCCGGAGAAAGTTCGCCATGTCAGCAGCTAAACATCACCCCAAAGGGCTTACGGTCCTGTACGAAGACCGGGACATCATCATCATCGAGAAACCGTGCGGACTCCTGACAATCGGCACCGGCCGGGACAAGACGCGCACGGTCCATTCCATCCTCAACGATTACGTCCGCAAGGGGGATCCCCGTTCCCGAAACCGGGTCTATATCGTCCATCGCCTGGACCGGGAAACCTCCGGCATCCTGATCCTGGCCAAGAGCGAAGCGAACAAGATCTATCTGCAGGAACATTGGCAGGAGACGGACAAACACTACGTGGCGGTGGTTCACGGCACACTGGCACTGAAGAGCGGCACCATCAGCAGCTATCTGGCGGAGAACAGCGCCATGCGGGTCTATTCGACCACCGATCAGGCGCAGGGCAAGCTTTCCCACACGGAATACGTCGTCATGAAGGAGAACCGCGGCCTCAGCCTGCTGGCAATCCATCTGCTCACCGGGCGCAAGCACCAGATCCGGGTGCACCTGTCCGAAGGGGGCAATGCCGTGGTGGGAGACAGCAAATACGGCACGGACCGGTATGCCCGCGCAAACCTGGCGCTCCATGCCCGATCGCTGACGTTCACCCATCCGGTCAGCGGCCGGCGTATGGCCATCGAGACCGGCATCCCCGACTATTTTACCCGGCTGGTCGGCAGTATCTCGCCGAATGAATCGACGGACAAAAGCCGGGAATAGATATGGGGTCTTCTGCCCCCGACATGAGATAAGAGGGATCGTGGGTCAGGCATTGAACCATTGAAGATGAAATATCGCGATGATTAAGGTTATCTGCAAGTTCAATTCATCAATGCCTGACCCCACAGCCCAACTTAGCGCGTCAGGCGGTCGGCGTGGGAAAACCGCGCCGCCGCTGCGCTTTCATGCGTTGTATTTTGAGGTGATAAATGACATCAGAAATTGAAGAAACAGCAAAGGCAGCGCAAGAAATCGCTAAAACGGCAGGAAAAGTAATTGAGGCCGGGGAAAAATTTGGCGGATTTATTTCGAAGTATATCGGTGGCTCTTTGGAGCAAGGGATCGGCATTTTCGAAGACAAACTCAAATATATGCGTTGGGAACGCCAAGTCCGACTTATTGAGCGTGCCCAAGGGGTTTTACATGAAAGAGGCTACAATTACCCTGTCATCCCTGTACCGCCAAAGCTTGCAATTCCGATTTTACAGAGTGCATCCCTTGAAGAAAATGACGTATTACAAGACAAATGGGCGTACATGCTTGTAAATGCAACCGACCCAAATTGTAAAGCAAGAATTGATGTGAAATTTGCAAAAATTTTGGACGAGCTTTCTCTATATGATGTCAGAATTCTAGACATAATATGCAAGTCAGTTACAGGTTTTGGAGATGGTGTTACAACAATTCATCTTCCAGAAAAAGTGCTCCCTTTAGATGCCCATATTTCTGAAAATGAAAATCCCTCATATGAAGTTCAAGTTTCTTTGGAAAACCTTGTTAGGCTCGGCTTGCTTAGAAATGAGACATTTGCGTATCAATTGTTGCGCGTGAGAGTAATGGCGCTTGGCTGGGAACTTTATAAAGCATGTGAAAGATATCCCAACCATCGGCACGACCAGCCCAAAAGTTGGCCGGTCAGCCTCAGCCCCGTTGAACAAATAAAAGGGGGGGATCGCGGGGTCAGGCATTGAACCATTGAAGATGAAATGTCGCGATGCTTAAGGTTATCTGCAGAGTGGTACATCGACGAACTCTGGCACATATATTCCTGCCCGTTTTGCGGGAAGTTTATCAAAGGTCGTGGATTTGGCGAATGAATCAGACGTGTTTCATTGGATGTTCCTTCAGCCACTCCCGCAATGCCTCGTTCATGCGAGTCTGCCATCCTTTTCCGGTGGCCTTGAACGCTGCAAGGACATCCAAATCAAAACGAACGGTTTGTAAGGCCTTGGTCTGACCAGCTGGCCGACCCCGACGGACAAGTTTGGAACCTTGCATAAGGTCGGCTTTTTCAAACCAAGCATCGGTCAATTCCGGAGCATCGTCCGGATCAACCAAGGTGTTTTTTGTAACGGCTGATTTCGCGGTCATTGGCGTACCTCATAGAAATAATTCGGCGGGCGTCGTTTCTTGGAGTCCAGACAATTACAACCATTCGGTCATCCAATAAGCCGACGGTAAAGAAGCGCTCCTCGCCTTAGTCAAGACGATCATCACGTACAACAAAGTGAATACCGGCAAACACTTTGTCGGAATCAGCAAAATCAAGCCCACGTTCCAACAGAGTCTTTTCTCTTTTGACGGTATCGAACTCGATGATCATAGATTTAATGTAACAACAATAAATCAATCGCTCAACGCTTTTATGTTACAACATATAATAAAGCAAAAAGACTCGGCCCAACCATCGGCAACACCCGCCGAAGGCGGATCTGCCTCAGCCTCGTTAGCCTGCGAAGGAGATTGAAGACGAATGGAGACGTTTAGCAAACCGAGGGAGTTCGTAGGGAACACACGATACCTCGAATACTGGAAGAATACTCTTGCGGCACTCGATCTAAGCTCTATCGACGAACCGATTGTGGACATCGTTGCTGGTTTCGCTACCCTCTCCCACTGCTTCACTCTACAGTGCTGCTACGGGCACTTTGTTTGTTCTTCGGAACAGAACCCGCACAGTCTCGTGCCTATCCGGCTTCCCCAGTCACTTCCTGGTGGCGCCGGCGCGATTCCGTCCCCGCCCAGAATTCCTCCACATCCTTGAGGATGCTGCCGGACACCAGCTCCCGCACATCGGACTCGAACCAATCCGCCGGCATGGCGCTTGAATACTCCGGATCCATGAAGCGGTCGTCCATCAGCACGATCAGTCCCCGGTCTGTCTCGGAGCGGATCACCCTGCCGGCCGCCTGCACTGCCCTGGCCATGGCCGGTATGGTGTAGGCG
Protein-coding regions in this window:
- the mnmA gene encoding tRNA 2-thiouridine(34) synthase MnmA, translated to MKIAVAMSGGVDSSVAAALLKEQGHEIIGITMQFFAPSCQGAGTPAHDAAVVAAHLGITHHLLDLEHDFRQLIINDFISQYRSGQTPNPCVRCNRFVKFGLLLDAARERGADLLATGHYARTSIDPDGTRHLRVAANLRKDQTYFLHTLSQERLARVVFPLGDIGSKDEVRDLAHRFGLPVAEKGDSQEVCFIPNDDYVSYLEENCALGGETGDIVHVNGRLLGRHRGTHRYTIGQRKGLGIAWSEPLYVVEIDAARKLVVVGEEPHVYAQGLKAEEVGWIIAPGKEEFEASCKIRYRHQPVACRVTLLQGGACRVLFHEPLKAVTPGQSVVFYQDDEVLGGGRITAAIKRDGEA
- a CDS encoding Abi-alpha family protein; translation: MTSEIEETAKAAQEIAKTAGKVIEAGEKFGGFISKYIGGSLEQGIGIFEDKLKYMRWERQVRLIERAQGVLHERGYNYPVIPVPPKLAIPILQSASLEENDVLQDKWAYMLVNATDPNCKARIDVKFAKILDELSLYDVRILDIICKSVTGFGDGVTTIHLPEKVLPLDAHISENENPSYEVQVSLENLVRLGLLRNETFAYQLLRVRVMALGWELYKACERYPNHRHDQPKSWPVSLSPVEQIKGGDRGVRH
- a CDS encoding BrnA antitoxin family protein — protein: MTAKSAVTKNTLVDPDDAPELTDAWFEKADLMQGSKLVRRGRPAGQTKALQTVRFDLDVLAAFKATGKGWQTRMNEALREWLKEHPMKHV
- a CDS encoding RluA family pseudouridine synthase, whose product is MSAAKHHPKGLTVLYEDRDIIIIEKPCGLLTIGTGRDKTRTVHSILNDYVRKGDPRSRNRVYIVHRLDRETSGILILAKSEANKIYLQEHWQETDKHYVAVVHGTLALKSGTISSYLAENSAMRVYSTTDQAQGKLSHTEYVVMKENRGLSLLAIHLLTGRKHQIRVHLSEGGNAVVGDSKYGTDRYARANLALHARSLTFTHPVSGRRMAIETGIPDYFTRLVGSISPNESTDKSRE
- a CDS encoding tetratricopeptide repeat protein, with amino-acid sequence MTKEKMPLYILLFIVLLLGGCNTYNTGTCLSDKEIKELTAKAEKGDLNAARLIESHYMFCVEDPKMARVWTEKLASLGDAEAWYHLYSDDRSSNDANTKKKAFAELVKSGEGGYGFAQMTLATKYFTGDEVNKDHAQGEVWLRRAAQAGNSDAMRSMSILLLVKERTKNSIIEAYRLSRHAQRVVDEQSVAGQSAMRQAETIRLVARKSRIPEKALEAATAKLPAQKEPKANASPERFTATSGSPRANAELADRQYAAGTKEGVVAGEGLLKSAALACDKYAMSDFATVSLLSATTGKSLAEAQSWAKLVILDAPASYMATDARMNMEFISIAAKSLGIPQATISEEADNLVAQSNCRKSK
- a CDS encoding IS3 family transposase, which produces MSVAKSKFYAWIERYGKANEHNAPIPRDFWLEEWEREAIIQFAVDNPLEGYRRLTFMMLDRDIVAVSPSSTWRVLSKAGLLQKWNKKKSLKGTGFVQPLKPHEHWHVDVSYINICGTFYYLCSLLDGCSRYIVHWEIREQMTEKDVEIIMQRAKEKFPNARPRVISDNGPQFIAKDFKEFIRVSGMTHVKTAPFYPQSNGKLERFHGTIKDECIRPGVPLSLDDARRMTEKYIEHYNNVKLHSAIGYIAPADKLAGRDREIFKERDRKLEEARELRKQKRQQAFSKINHSGKADLPLDQAA
- a CDS encoding IS1182 family transposase encodes the protein MKSKFIEVDRETPYLLPPSLQDWLPEKHLARFVVEIVEQLDLRSLKATYAGRGSQPYNPEMLVALLFYGYATGVFSSRKLERSTYDSVAFRFIAANSHPDHDTIATFRRRFLPQLNKLFAQILLIAHQMEVLKLGNVSLDGSKIKANASKHKALSYEHACKLEEQIKAEVGELLKKAEAADRADIPDGMNIPEELERREKRLSAIAAAKVEIEKRAAERHAREQAAYEKKVAERAKKEQATGKKAKGKEPKPPKSGPTAKDQVNLTDEESRIMPTSGGGFEQTYNAQAGVDTASKLIVSAHVTQNPNDKQELTPTLENLAALPEKLGKATDLVADSGYFSETNVTACEENGITPYIAVDRQSHNVPLMERFAEPPPLPEDADSVARMKHRLKTPSGKAIYAQRKVTSEPVFGIIKAVMGFRSFLLRGFEAVKGEWNLVCMAYNIKRLHVLAG
- a CDS encoding transposase, whose protein sequence is MRKKRHNYTPEEKVAILKRHLVDHVAISDLCDEYQLQPTIFYGWLKQFFENGASAFVRDTGRQKRIEEQRIQQLEDKLRRKHEVLSELMEEHIKLKKGLGEL